In Luteitalea sp. TBR-22, one genomic interval encodes:
- the glsA gene encoding glutaminase A, with translation MPLMPTLRMTGILAAIALVTGAGPAGAQTAAEIDAALKAAYAKYKDLKEGKNADYIPALARVDPAIFGIALVTVDGKVYTVGDISSEVSIQSVSKVFTMARVMEEQGADAILGTIGADATGMRFNSIVAVEMAEKQLGGPEMNPLVNPGAIAATSMVRGSSRDEIWKSILGYYSDFAGRPLSVDKEVFKSESATNQRNKAIGALMYAYGYIKSDPERATDIYTEQCSVAVSARDLAIMAGTLAAGGRNPVTGRRVLKGELVPRVLAVMATAGLYDDSGKWLFRTGLPAKSGVGGGLIAVSPGRFGIAVVSPPLDEAGNSVRAQKAIADISDALGGNPYAPAMR, from the coding sequence ATGCCGCTGATGCCGACGCTACGGATGACGGGAATTCTGGCCGCAATCGCGCTGGTCACCGGCGCGGGGCCGGCCGGCGCGCAGACGGCCGCCGAGATCGACGCGGCCCTCAAGGCCGCGTACGCCAAGTACAAGGACCTCAAGGAAGGGAAGAACGCCGACTACATCCCGGCGCTCGCCAGGGTGGACCCTGCCATCTTCGGCATCGCCCTGGTCACCGTCGACGGCAAGGTCTACACCGTCGGCGACATCTCGTCGGAAGTGTCGATCCAGTCGGTGTCGAAGGTCTTCACGATGGCGCGCGTGATGGAGGAGCAGGGCGCCGACGCGATCCTCGGCACCATCGGCGCCGACGCGACGGGCATGCGCTTCAACTCGATCGTCGCCGTGGAGATGGCCGAGAAGCAGCTCGGCGGACCGGAGATGAACCCGCTCGTGAACCCCGGCGCGATCGCCGCCACCAGCATGGTGCGGGGCTCGAGCCGGGACGAGATCTGGAAGTCGATCCTCGGCTACTACTCCGACTTCGCGGGCCGGCCGCTGTCGGTTGACAAGGAGGTCTTCAAGTCCGAATCGGCCACCAACCAGCGCAACAAGGCGATTGGCGCGCTGATGTACGCCTACGGCTACATCAAGAGCGACCCGGAGCGGGCCACCGACATCTACACCGAGCAGTGCTCGGTGGCGGTCAGCGCGCGCGACCTCGCGATCATGGCGGGCACACTGGCGGCGGGTGGTCGCAATCCGGTGACCGGTCGTCGGGTGCTCAAGGGCGAACTGGTGCCGCGGGTGCTCGCCGTGATGGCGACCGCTGGCCTCTACGACGACTCCGGCAAGTGGCTGTTCCGCACGGGGCTGCCGGCCAAGAGCGGCGTGGGCGGTGGCCTGATCGCCGTGTCGCCAGGCCGGTTCGGCATCGCCGTCGTGTCGCCGCCGCTCGACGAGGCCGGCAACAGCGTCCGCGCACAGAAGGCCATCGCCGACATCTCCGACGCGCTCGGCGGCAACCCGTACGCCCCGGCGATGCGGTGA
- a CDS encoding response regulator transcription factor, translating into MPRDLHVFVVDDDPRVVGSIQLLLRSHGYVSEGFVTAEPLLTRTCDVPACVLLDLWLGERNGLEVQDDLRRRGFTQPIIFLSGQGDVPSAARAMREGALDFLVKPVDEKELLDALARATDVAHAQQATHHARREAAGRLARLTTREREVCDLIARGLLNKQIAYELRSSENTIKVHRARVMRKLQVDSVAALVRLVSMQ; encoded by the coding sequence ATGCCTCGAGACCTGCACGTGTTCGTCGTGGACGACGACCCTCGTGTGGTGGGATCGATCCAGTTGCTGCTGAGGTCCCACGGGTACGTGTCCGAAGGATTCGTAACGGCTGAGCCGCTGCTGACGAGGACATGCGACGTCCCGGCCTGCGTGCTGCTGGACCTGTGGCTCGGCGAGCGGAACGGGCTCGAGGTGCAGGACGACCTCAGGCGCCGTGGGTTCACGCAGCCCATCATCTTCCTCAGTGGACAGGGAGACGTGCCTTCCGCTGCACGCGCGATGCGGGAAGGCGCCCTCGACTTCCTCGTCAAGCCGGTCGACGAGAAGGAACTGCTCGACGCGCTGGCGCGCGCCACCGACGTGGCGCATGCGCAGCAGGCGACGCATCACGCACGACGTGAGGCCGCCGGACGACTTGCCCGCCTGACGACGCGCGAGCGCGAGGTGTGCGACCTCATCGCCCGTGGATTGCTGAACAAGCAGATTGCCTACGAACTGCGGTCGAGCGAGAACACCATCAAGGTCCACCGTGCCCGCGTCATGCGCAAGCTCCAGGTCGACTCGGTTGCCGCACTGGTGCGTCTGGTGTCGATGCAGTGA
- a CDS encoding HdeD family acid-resistance protein has protein sequence MLANILSRYWWATLLRGALWILFGGLVLAQPGLSLVALAITFGTLTLADGIVSVVTAVGGRKTYENWWLLLLTGITGIVVGLLSLASPGLTALGLLLYIAVWSVATGLLTVAAAIHLRREIEGEGWLALAGVASVLFGILVAVRPGAGALAVLTLIGTYAIVMGVALIALALRARAFVGRVKTAARDVVSAGAR, from the coding sequence ATGCTGGCCAACATCCTGTCCCGATACTGGTGGGCGACCCTGCTGCGTGGCGCCCTGTGGATCCTCTTCGGCGGGCTCGTGCTCGCCCAGCCGGGGCTCTCACTGGTGGCGCTCGCGATCACGTTCGGCACGCTCACGCTCGCCGACGGCATCGTCTCCGTCGTGACCGCAGTCGGTGGGCGGAAGACCTACGAGAACTGGTGGCTGCTGCTGCTCACCGGCATCACCGGCATCGTGGTCGGCCTGCTCAGCCTGGCCAGTCCCGGCCTGACCGCGCTGGGATTGCTGCTGTACATCGCGGTGTGGAGCGTTGCCACCGGCCTGCTCACGGTCGCCGCTGCCATCCACCTGCGCCGGGAGATCGAAGGGGAGGGCTGGCTGGCCCTTGCCGGCGTCGCCTCGGTCCTGTTCGGCATCCTCGTCGCGGTCCGCCCGGGAGCGGGTGCGCTCGCGGTGCTCACCCTCATCGGCACGTACGCGATCGTCATGGGTGTCGCGCTCATCGCGCTGGCCCTCCGCGCCCGCGCGTTCGTCGGGCGCGTCAAGACCGCGGCCCGCGACGTCGTGTCGGCGGGAGCGCGGTGA
- a CDS encoding DUF3011 domain-containing protein, giving the protein MWPAHRRARIRFALLAVAAALSATPTAAQDAASEPPREGRVIVCQADAGRRQRCEADTSAGVALLTALQGTTCERDRSWGTDEAGIWVADGCHGAFLVAAPPRPPVGELGPTGFRIVDTPQGDVNLKLFTYVRYLDQRGIDETYTDASGTTRPVRARQDIHFQKVFLQFVGWIGNPRLRYLAYVWTANVSQGLPAQVVVGGNLQYRVSDHLTLGGGIGGLPGTRSVEGNFPNWLTVDNRLLADEFFRPSYTQGVWGKGRIVRGLEYFAMLGNNLSQLGVDAGQLGNGLNTVSASLMWMPTTGEFGVGLGDYEQHERVATRLALHATRSDENRQSQPDTEAIENTQIRLSDGSIIFTPGLFGEQTTITDARYRMLAVDGGIKYRGFALEAEYYWRRVDRLRGRGIEMLAFDQLRDHGFQVQASAMVLPRQLQVYASGSRIAGEYGTPWDLRAGVTLFPWKTPVARWHNGLIHVRRSPVGALSLPLVVGASGPVFHSDFVISF; this is encoded by the coding sequence ATGTGGCCTGCCCATCGCCGCGCCAGGATCCGATTCGCCCTGCTCGCGGTGGCCGCGGCCCTGTCGGCGACGCCAACCGCAGCCCAGGACGCCGCATCCGAGCCGCCGCGCGAGGGGCGGGTGATCGTGTGTCAGGCCGACGCCGGCCGGCGGCAGCGATGCGAGGCCGACACCAGCGCGGGCGTCGCGCTGCTGACCGCCCTGCAGGGCACGACCTGCGAGCGCGATCGCTCCTGGGGAACCGACGAGGCGGGCATCTGGGTGGCCGACGGCTGCCACGGCGCGTTCCTCGTCGCCGCGCCGCCGCGGCCGCCGGTCGGGGAACTGGGCCCCACCGGGTTCCGGATCGTCGACACCCCGCAGGGAGACGTGAACCTCAAGTTGTTCACGTACGTGCGGTATCTCGACCAGCGAGGCATCGACGAGACCTACACCGACGCATCCGGCACCACGCGGCCGGTGCGGGCGCGGCAGGACATCCACTTCCAGAAGGTGTTCCTGCAGTTCGTGGGCTGGATCGGCAACCCGCGCCTGAGGTACCTCGCCTACGTCTGGACGGCGAACGTGAGCCAGGGGTTGCCGGCGCAGGTGGTGGTGGGCGGCAACCTGCAGTACCGCGTGAGCGACCATCTCACGCTGGGCGGTGGCATCGGCGGCCTGCCCGGAACGCGCTCGGTGGAGGGGAACTTTCCCAACTGGCTCACGGTGGACAATCGCCTCCTGGCCGACGAGTTCTTCCGCCCGTCGTACACCCAGGGCGTCTGGGGCAAGGGACGGATCGTCCGGGGGCTCGAGTACTTCGCGATGCTCGGCAACAACCTGAGCCAGCTCGGCGTCGATGCCGGCCAGCTGGGCAACGGCCTGAACACGGTGTCGGCCTCGCTGATGTGGATGCCGACCACCGGGGAGTTCGGCGTCGGGCTCGGCGACTACGAGCAGCACGAGCGCGTGGCGACGCGGCTGGCGCTGCACGCCACGCGCAGTGACGAGAATCGACAGAGCCAGCCCGACACCGAGGCCATCGAGAACACCCAGATCCGCCTCTCCGACGGCAGCATCATCTTCACGCCCGGCCTGTTCGGCGAGCAGACGACGATCACCGACGCGCGCTACCGGATGCTGGCGGTGGATGGCGGCATCAAGTACCGCGGCTTCGCTCTCGAGGCCGAGTACTACTGGCGCAGGGTCGATCGGCTGCGCGGGCGAGGCATCGAGATGCTGGCCTTCGACCAGCTGCGCGATCACGGCTTCCAGGTGCAGGCCTCGGCGATGGTGCTGCCCAGGCAGTTGCAGGTGTACGCGTCGGGCTCGCGGATCGCCGGCGAGTACGGCACGCCATGGGACCTCCGCGCCGGCGTGACCCTGTTCCCGTGGAAGACGCCGGTCGCCCGCTGGCACAACGGCCTGATCCACGTCCGCCGTTCACCGGTCGGCGCGCTCTCGCTGCCCCTGGTGGTCGGCGCCAGCGGCCCCGTGTTCCACAGCGACTTCGTGATCAGTTTCTGA
- a CDS encoding amidohydrolase family protein, with protein MSTSGFAWRRVLGSVAACAAMGCLAWAGRVAPLRAQAGAEFHDAHFHLTNYIQTGIDVQRFLAIMGPRTGRSTLFGIPLQQTWTYANSGEFAPTYYLHSDEPLYYYSFTDAAIASAYLRLPEAQRARFDPMITGFNPADMYGVEHIRRVLTTFPGVFTGIGEFSIHKEFVSSKVAGSVASLTNPALDRILAFAAEVGLVVILHSDIDMPFARPDTDPVYLAQTRALLARHPRASIIWAHTGLGRVVHPSEVTSGAAGAVRSPAHLDVLESLLVDPALRHVHFDISWDEVAKYVVASPASVARTAALVNRFPDRFLFGTDTVAPDSPSKYFGIYEQYAPLWKALDADASRMVRLGNYERLFDEGRRRVRAWEAAHVAVAAGTGGAR; from the coding sequence ATGAGCACCAGCGGGTTCGCGTGGCGACGTGTCCTCGGCAGCGTCGCGGCCTGCGCGGCGATGGGATGCCTGGCCTGGGCCGGCCGCGTCGCGCCACTGCGGGCGCAGGCGGGGGCCGAGTTCCACGACGCGCACTTCCACCTGACCAACTACATCCAGACCGGCATCGACGTGCAGCGCTTCCTCGCGATCATGGGCCCGCGCACCGGCCGGTCGACGCTGTTCGGCATTCCCCTGCAGCAGACGTGGACGTACGCCAACTCCGGCGAGTTCGCGCCGACGTACTACCTGCACAGCGACGAGCCGCTCTACTACTACTCGTTCACCGATGCCGCGATCGCCTCGGCGTACCTGCGGCTGCCGGAGGCGCAGCGGGCGCGGTTCGACCCGATGATCACGGGCTTCAACCCCGCCGACATGTACGGCGTCGAGCACATCCGGCGCGTGCTCACGACGTTCCCCGGCGTGTTCACCGGGATCGGCGAGTTCAGCATCCACAAGGAGTTCGTGTCGTCCAAGGTCGCCGGTTCCGTGGCGAGCCTGACCAACCCGGCGCTGGACCGCATCCTGGCCTTCGCGGCCGAGGTCGGGCTGGTCGTCATCCTCCACAGCGACATCGACATGCCGTTTGCCCGACCGGACACCGATCCGGTCTACCTGGCGCAGACGCGTGCGCTGCTGGCGCGGCACCCGCGCGCCAGCATCATCTGGGCGCACACCGGGCTCGGGCGCGTCGTGCATCCCTCGGAGGTGACCTCCGGCGCCGCCGGGGCGGTTCGCAGCCCGGCGCACCTCGACGTCCTCGAGTCGCTGCTGGTCGACCCGGCGCTCCGCCACGTGCACTTCGACATCTCGTGGGACGAGGTCGCCAAGTACGTGGTCGCCTCGCCCGCCTCGGTCGCACGGACCGCGGCCCTCGTCAACCGCTTCCCCGATCGCTTCCTGTTCGGCACCGACACGGTCGCCCCCGACTCGCCATCGAAGTACTTCGGCATCTACGAGCAGTACGCGCCGCTCTGGAAGGCGCTGGACGCCGACGCCAGCCGGATGGTGCGACTGGGCAACTACGAGCGCCTGTTCGACGAGGGGCGCCGGCGGGTGCGGGCCTGGGAGGCGGCGCACGTCGCCGTCGCGGCGGGCACGGGAGGCGCGCGATGA
- a CDS encoding ATP-binding protein translates to MTAVFLVAATVVERAEAQPSEPPTTPRTVVAIHIHTEGGLGNEMFDAAIRDALGQRPDLGVDYFQEYLTVFRLGSHDASEALRDSIRRKYKGRRIDVVLANGTPAREFVLRHRDDLFPGTPILFSGVGAPPDEERRRGGGISGVDIGGGFRESLELALRLHPETRRVYVLVGAMDGRYVNMVRPALEPMADRVQISYLADLSVPDLIAAVRRVPRDGLILLVEYRQDSPGPFLTPEQIGRLIADASPVPVYGVLESHVGLGLVGGVVRPYRGAGPQIARMMTRVLDGTRVETIPIERLGFVPLFDWRQLQRWRIAESSLPEGAVVRFREPTAWERYRWPIVGTATLVTVQMATIAGLLVHRNRRRRAESALRRSEERYALATSAGGVGVWDLDVATGQLYVDGGLATALGYGPEGLRTTVEEWMRFIHADDLPRVRSRSRDVVEGRAPALEIEHRLRHRDGSQRWFLMRGSAVGEAGRPERIIGTNTDITARKESEAHVQRLQAELSRVSRISALGAFAASIAHEVRQPLTAIISSAAAAGRFLAQGAIDDAHEALASVLDAGRHADAVIERNRALFSTHTVSRDLVDLNAVVGDAMVLANGRLAAAQVAISLTLQPDLPPVEGDAIELQQVLLNLVANAADALEGLPPARRRLAIITWHAPPGEVRVAVRDTGIGLAHVDRTRLFSLSYTTKPSGTGVGLSISRTIIEAHGGTIHAEQNREGGATFTFHLPIPDVESRRRTGRWSETDHEVAVEHGAAGADHQGQRERADR, encoded by the coding sequence TTGACTGCCGTCTTCCTGGTGGCAGCCACGGTCGTGGAGCGTGCAGAAGCTCAGCCTTCGGAACCGCCCACGACCCCCCGAACCGTCGTCGCCATCCACATCCACACCGAAGGCGGCCTCGGCAACGAGATGTTCGATGCCGCGATCCGCGACGCCCTCGGTCAGCGTCCCGATCTCGGTGTCGACTACTTCCAGGAGTACCTGACCGTCTTCCGGCTCGGCAGCCACGATGCCTCCGAAGCCCTGCGTGACTCGATTCGCCGCAAGTACAAGGGACGTCGGATCGACGTCGTGCTCGCCAACGGCACGCCGGCGCGCGAGTTCGTCCTGCGTCATCGAGACGACCTCTTCCCGGGGACGCCGATTCTCTTCTCGGGCGTCGGTGCGCCACCCGACGAGGAGCGACGCCGCGGCGGCGGCATCAGCGGCGTCGACATCGGCGGCGGTTTTCGCGAGAGCCTCGAGCTGGCGCTCCGGCTGCATCCCGAGACCCGGCGCGTGTACGTGCTGGTGGGCGCCATGGACGGTCGCTACGTCAACATGGTGCGTCCGGCGCTCGAGCCGATGGCCGACCGCGTGCAGATCAGCTACCTGGCCGACCTGTCGGTGCCCGATCTCATCGCCGCGGTGCGCCGGGTGCCGCGCGACGGCCTGATTCTTCTCGTCGAGTACCGGCAGGACTCGCCAGGGCCGTTCCTGACACCAGAGCAGATCGGCCGGTTGATTGCCGATGCCTCGCCCGTCCCTGTCTACGGCGTCCTCGAGAGTCACGTCGGCCTCGGCCTGGTCGGGGGAGTCGTGCGGCCCTACCGCGGCGCCGGCCCGCAGATCGCCCGCATGATGACCCGGGTGCTCGATGGCACGCGGGTCGAGACCATCCCGATCGAGCGCCTCGGCTTCGTGCCGCTGTTCGACTGGCGGCAGCTGCAGCGCTGGCGCATCGCGGAGTCGAGCCTGCCGGAGGGCGCCGTGGTGCGCTTCCGCGAGCCGACGGCCTGGGAACGCTATCGCTGGCCGATCGTCGGCACCGCGACGCTCGTCACGGTCCAGATGGCGACCATCGCCGGACTGCTGGTGCATCGCAACCGCCGGCGACGGGCCGAATCGGCGTTGCGGCGCAGCGAGGAACGCTACGCGCTGGCGACGTCGGCTGGCGGCGTGGGCGTGTGGGATCTGGACGTCGCGACCGGGCAGTTGTACGTGGACGGCGGCCTCGCGACGGCGCTGGGCTACGGCCCCGAGGGACTCCGGACGACGGTCGAGGAGTGGATGCGCTTCATCCACGCCGACGACCTGCCGCGTGTGCGATCCCGCAGCCGCGACGTCGTCGAGGGCAGGGCGCCGGCACTCGAGATCGAGCACCGCCTTCGGCATCGCGACGGGTCACAGCGATGGTTCCTGATGCGCGGCAGCGCCGTGGGCGAGGCCGGCCGCCCGGAGCGCATCATCGGCACCAACACCGACATCACGGCGCGCAAGGAGAGCGAGGCGCACGTCCAGCGCCTGCAGGCGGAGCTCTCGCGGGTGTCACGCATCTCGGCACTCGGCGCGTTCGCGGCCTCGATTGCCCACGAGGTGCGGCAGCCACTGACCGCCATCATCTCCAGCGCGGCCGCCGCGGGGCGCTTCCTGGCGCAGGGGGCGATCGACGACGCGCACGAGGCCCTGGCGTCGGTGCTCGATGCCGGCAGGCACGCCGATGCGGTGATCGAGCGGAACCGCGCGTTGTTCAGCACGCACACGGTCAGCCGCGACCTCGTCGATCTCAACGCCGTCGTCGGCGACGCGATGGTCCTGGCCAACGGGCGGCTCGCCGCCGCACAGGTGGCCATCTCGCTGACGCTGCAGCCGGACCTGCCGCCCGTCGAGGGAGATGCGATCGAACTGCAGCAGGTGCTGCTGAACCTGGTGGCCAATGCCGCCGATGCCCTCGAGGGCCTCCCGCCGGCCCGACGTCGGCTCGCGATCATCACCTGGCATGCCCCTCCGGGCGAGGTCCGGGTCGCGGTGCGGGATACGGGGATCGGCCTGGCCCACGTCGACAGGACTCGGCTCTTCTCGCTGTCGTACACGACCAAGCCGTCGGGCACCGGCGTCGGGCTGTCGATCAGCCGGACGATCATCGAGGCGCACGGCGGCACCATCCATGCCGAGCAGAACCGCGAGGGTGGCGCGACCTTCACGTTCCACCTGCCCATCCCCGACGTCGAGTCGCGGCGCCGGACGGGTCGATGGTCAGAAACTGATCACGAAGTCGCTGTGGAACACGGGGCCGCTGGCGCCGACCACCAGGGGCAGCGAGAGCGCGCCGACCGGTGA
- a CDS encoding GH1 family beta-glucosidase codes for MAGQRVSRRTLLTAGSTSGLGMALSAAGCREAPAPLSPAASIEGPRRFPTGFLWGTATAAYQVEGAWNVDGKGESIWDRYVHTPGKIKHGDTGDVALDHYHRWAEDVRLMQDLGATAYRFSVSWPRIFPNGTGAPNARGLAFYDRLVDALLGSGLQPFLTCYHWDLPQALQERGGWESRDTAQALADYAGYLAGALGDRVRHFFTLNEIATFIEWGHGPDSLIAPGLRLPAARLNQARHHAVLAHGLAVQAIRAGGRPGTRVGPAENVTVGVPVVESPEHVTATEQFMREANAGYLTVMLEGRYTDRFLARAGADAPRFTPDDLKVIGSPVDFVGINVYMPRYVRADETQGFEAVGWSASHPRMQSPWHYIGPEALYWGPRHVARLWKASDIYITENGCGAADAIAGDGRIYDTDRIMFLRSYLSQLQRATAEGIPVRGYFHWSAFDNFEWTGGFGTRFGLVHVDYDTLKRTPKLSAQFYREVIERNAVV; via the coding sequence ATGGCCGGGCAACGCGTGTCTCGCCGGACGTTGCTCACCGCCGGGTCGACCAGCGGGCTCGGGATGGCGCTGTCTGCCGCGGGCTGTCGCGAGGCGCCGGCGCCGCTGAGCCCGGCAGCGTCGATCGAGGGCCCGCGTCGCTTCCCCACTGGCTTCCTGTGGGGGACGGCCACGGCCGCCTACCAGGTCGAGGGCGCGTGGAACGTCGACGGCAAGGGCGAATCGATCTGGGACCGCTACGTGCACACCCCCGGCAAGATCAAGCACGGGGACACGGGCGACGTCGCGCTCGACCACTATCATCGTTGGGCCGAGGACGTGCGCCTGATGCAGGACCTCGGCGCGACCGCGTACCGCTTCTCGGTGTCGTGGCCCCGGATCTTCCCCAATGGCACGGGCGCTCCCAACGCGCGGGGACTGGCGTTCTACGACCGGCTCGTCGACGCGCTGCTGGGCAGTGGTCTGCAGCCATTCCTCACCTGCTATCACTGGGATCTGCCGCAAGCGCTGCAGGAGCGCGGCGGCTGGGAGTCGCGCGACACCGCGCAGGCACTGGCCGACTACGCCGGCTACCTCGCGGGTGCGCTCGGCGATCGCGTCAGGCACTTCTTCACGCTCAACGAGATCGCGACCTTCATCGAGTGGGGGCACGGGCCCGACAGCCTGATCGCTCCAGGGCTCCGGCTGCCGGCCGCGCGCCTGAACCAGGCTCGGCATCACGCGGTACTGGCGCACGGGTTGGCGGTGCAGGCGATTCGCGCAGGTGGGCGGCCTGGCACGAGGGTGGGGCCGGCCGAGAACGTCACCGTCGGCGTCCCCGTGGTGGAGTCGCCCGAGCACGTGACCGCCACCGAGCAGTTCATGCGCGAAGCCAATGCGGGCTACCTGACGGTCATGCTCGAAGGCCGGTACACCGACAGGTTCCTCGCCCGCGCCGGCGCCGACGCGCCGCGCTTCACGCCGGACGACCTGAAGGTGATCGGCAGTCCGGTCGACTTCGTCGGCATCAACGTCTACATGCCGAGGTACGTGCGGGCCGACGAGACTCAGGGGTTCGAGGCGGTGGGCTGGTCGGCGTCACACCCGCGGATGCAGTCGCCCTGGCACTACATCGGCCCCGAGGCGCTGTACTGGGGACCACGGCACGTCGCCCGTCTCTGGAAGGCGTCCGACATCTACATCACCGAGAACGGCTGCGGCGCCGCCGACGCGATCGCCGGCGACGGCCGGATCTACGACACCGACCGGATCATGTTCCTGCGGAGTTACCTGTCGCAACTGCAGCGCGCGACGGCAGAGGGCATTCCGGTCCGCGGCTACTTCCACTGGAGTGCCTTCGACAACTTCGAGTGGACAGGGGGATTCGGCACGCGGTTCGGCCTGGTCCACGTCGACTACGACACCCTGAAGCGCACGCCGAAGCTCAGCGCGCAGTTCTACCGCGAGGTCATCGAGCGCAATGCCGTCGTGTAG
- a CDS encoding response regulator has protein sequence MRRAVAMLLRSHGHDVHAFPSAEACLAAPTVADCAIVDLTLPGRSGLDLVADLAARSMSLPVVFITGRAEIEVLQAARRAGHALVRKPVDEGELIRAIASATSRG, from the coding sequence GTGCGGCGTGCGGTGGCAATGCTGCTGCGGTCACACGGGCACGACGTGCACGCGTTCCCGTCGGCAGAAGCCTGCCTTGCGGCGCCCACGGTGGCCGATTGCGCGATCGTCGACCTGACGCTGCCGGGCCGGAGCGGCCTCGATCTGGTCGCGGATCTTGCCGCGCGATCGATGTCCCTCCCCGTGGTCTTCATCACCGGGCGCGCGGAGATCGAGGTACTGCAGGCGGCACGTCGCGCCGGTCATGCGCTGGTGCGCAAACCTGTCGACGAAGGCGAGCTCATCCGTGCGATCGCGTCGGCGACATCACGCGGATGA
- a CDS encoding DcaP family trimeric outer membrane transporter encodes MTPAARTCVLLVAGLSWLAPARVGGQPAAADAPPPRPHAEIYGAAMLDIGYDFKQINPDWFDTMKVTQLPKSPREFGEDGRTYAGVRQSRFGVKTGTPTALGELTTWFEFEMFGVGVDAGQTTFRLRHAYGELGAFGAGQTWSAFMDIDVFPNSIEYWGPTGMVLFRNVQVRYMPVRGTHDVVLAVERPGASGDEGPYGDRIQVQNVQTRNPLPDFTGAYKYTGDGWGYVRVGGALRRLQWDDLLEDQFTLGGNAVGWGLNLSANVNAGKRDVLRLQFVFGEGIQNYMNDAPVDVAIQNNFADPRRPLLGKPLPVTGLVAFLDHKWSNRWSSTVGYSRTDIDNTDGQTADAYGTGQYALLNLLHYPAPNVMVGGELQYGRRTNAFDGFSADGLKLQFSFKYNFSWKLGG; translated from the coding sequence ATGACCCCGGCCGCGCGGACCTGCGTGCTCCTGGTGGCGGGGCTCTCGTGGCTGGCGCCAGCCCGCGTCGGCGGGCAGCCTGCCGCGGCCGACGCGCCGCCACCGCGTCCCCACGCCGAGATCTACGGGGCCGCCATGCTCGACATCGGCTACGACTTCAAGCAGATCAACCCCGACTGGTTCGACACCATGAAGGTGACCCAGTTGCCCAAGTCGCCGCGCGAGTTCGGCGAGGACGGTCGCACCTACGCGGGGGTGCGACAGAGCCGGTTCGGCGTCAAGACCGGCACGCCGACGGCGCTCGGCGAGCTCACGACGTGGTTCGAGTTCGAGATGTTCGGCGTCGGTGTCGACGCCGGGCAGACCACGTTCCGCCTGCGGCACGCGTATGGCGAGCTCGGCGCCTTCGGGGCGGGGCAGACCTGGAGCGCGTTCATGGACATCGACGTGTTCCCGAACTCGATCGAGTACTGGGGGCCCACGGGCATGGTGCTCTTCCGCAACGTGCAGGTGCGGTACATGCCCGTCCGCGGCACGCACGACGTGGTGCTCGCCGTGGAACGTCCTGGCGCGAGCGGCGACGAAGGGCCGTACGGCGACCGCATCCAGGTCCAGAACGTCCAGACCCGCAATCCGCTGCCCGACTTCACCGGCGCGTACAAGTACACGGGCGACGGCTGGGGCTACGTTCGCGTCGGCGGGGCGCTGCGCCGGCTGCAGTGGGACGACCTGCTCGAGGACCAGTTCACGCTCGGCGGCAACGCCGTGGGATGGGGCCTGAACCTGAGCGCCAACGTCAACGCCGGGAAACGGGACGTGCTGCGGCTGCAGTTCGTCTTCGGCGAGGGCATCCAGAACTACATGAACGACGCGCCCGTGGACGTCGCGATCCAGAACAACTTCGCCGACCCCAGGCGTCCGCTGCTCGGCAAGCCGCTGCCCGTGACGGGGCTGGTCGCCTTCCTCGATCACAAGTGGAGCAACCGCTGGAGCTCGACGGTCGGGTACTCCCGCACCGACATCGACAACACCGACGGACAGACCGCCGACGCCTACGGTACCGGCCAGTACGCGCTGCTCAACCTGCTGCACTACCCGGCGCCGAACGTGATGGTCGGCGGCGAACTGCAGTACGGCCGGCGCACCAACGCGTTCGACGGGTTCAGTGCAGACGGGCTCAAGTTGCAGTTCTCGTTCAAGTACAACTTCTCGTGGAAGCTGGGAGGGTAG